One region of Termitidicoccus mucosus genomic DNA includes:
- a CDS encoding right-handed parallel beta-helix repeat-containing protein yields MALLGTFLTAWLALISALAFPSLHAAPSRGPYGPLPQTYELPKNAAHIHYVAPDGKPGADGKTLATATALDAALARAVTGDAIILRGGIYRIGNLTFNQGITFQPYADEQPILKGSFVADKWTAQRNGLWRAKWARLFPAQPADWWQRDGEGRKTPPWLFNNDMVFIDGRLLKTAGWEGAVDQDSCYIDYETGDVYIGADPTNRIVEITAFDNALTRTIAAVHGKTSDRKGPVIRGLTFTQYAYRAIEIEGTEPEGPAEPGTYGRDVVGTTLEHVTITHCSRVAGYFRGDGFTLRHCLISDTSTEGIYILSSSDCLLEKNIFARNNIEQITGYYPAAVKIFNQSHRVTCRDNLVLDQPHSNGIWYDVGNRDGVFVNNWIQDCEDGFFFEISKGVLCVGNVFVNCHKGVRSLNSSGVRVYHNTFVNTVASFERTARSAVADHFGWHPATGPDVDKREGHEFVGNLLVADANFDRELLRFEQARSLCGKLTNPQAMRIDDNLYVRPSDSPARALIVWSPSEGKDCTVALASPAGLNQLHPQFETRSRLLPLSPNALFKSPDLQSYEPIRDIALPDVAPLPGDVQKLLVLPKSSKPVPGACQP; encoded by the coding sequence ATGGCACTGCTTGGCACATTCCTCACTGCATGGCTTGCACTCATCTCTGCGCTGGCTTTTCCGTCGCTGCATGCCGCGCCCTCGCGCGGGCCCTACGGGCCATTGCCGCAAACCTATGAGCTTCCAAAAAACGCCGCGCATATCCATTACGTAGCGCCCGATGGCAAGCCCGGCGCTGACGGCAAAACCCTCGCCACCGCCACCGCGCTTGATGCCGCCCTCGCGCGCGCCGTGACTGGCGACGCCATCATATTGCGCGGAGGCATCTATCGCATTGGCAACCTGACCTTCAATCAAGGCATCACGTTCCAGCCCTACGCCGACGAGCAACCCATCCTCAAAGGCTCCTTTGTCGCCGACAAGTGGACGGCGCAACGCAACGGTCTCTGGCGCGCAAAATGGGCCCGCCTATTCCCGGCGCAGCCCGCCGATTGGTGGCAGCGGGATGGCGAGGGTCGCAAAACCCCGCCATGGCTCTTCAACAACGATATGGTGTTCATCGACGGACGCCTGCTCAAAACCGCCGGGTGGGAAGGTGCCGTTGACCAAGACTCCTGCTATATCGACTACGAAACCGGCGATGTTTACATCGGTGCTGACCCAACCAACCGCATTGTCGAAATCACCGCCTTCGACAATGCGCTTACGCGGACCATAGCCGCGGTTCACGGCAAAACCAGCGACCGCAAAGGCCCGGTCATTCGCGGCCTGACTTTCACGCAATACGCCTATCGCGCCATCGAGATTGAAGGCACTGAGCCTGAAGGCCCCGCCGAGCCCGGCACCTATGGGCGTGATGTTGTCGGCACTACGCTCGAACACGTCACGATCACGCATTGCTCGCGCGTTGCCGGCTATTTTCGCGGCGACGGTTTTACGCTCCGCCATTGCCTCATTTCCGACACCAGCACCGAGGGCATTTACATCCTCTCATCGTCGGATTGCCTCCTCGAAAAAAATATTTTCGCGCGCAATAATATCGAGCAAATCACCGGCTACTATCCGGCGGCGGTGAAAATCTTCAACCAGTCGCACCGCGTCACCTGCCGCGACAACCTCGTGCTCGACCAGCCGCACTCCAATGGCATTTGGTATGATGTCGGAAACCGCGACGGAGTCTTTGTGAACAACTGGATTCAGGACTGCGAAGACGGCTTCTTCTTCGAGATTTCCAAGGGCGTGCTCTGCGTCGGCAACGTCTTTGTCAACTGCCACAAAGGCGTGCGCTCGCTCAACTCATCCGGCGTTCGTGTTTATCACAATACCTTTGTCAACACCGTCGCGTCATTCGAGCGCACGGCGCGCAGTGCCGTCGCCGACCACTTCGGCTGGCATCCGGCCACCGGCCCCGATGTGGACAAGCGCGAGGGCCACGAGTTTGTCGGCAACCTTCTCGTCGCCGATGCCAATTTTGACCGGGAACTCCTCCGCTTCGAGCAAGCGCGATCGCTTTGCGGCAAACTCACGAATCCCCAAGCCATGCGCATCGACGACAACCTCTACGTTCGCCCGTCCGATTCTCCTGCCCGCGCACTCATCGTATGGAGCCCCTCCGAGGGCAAGGACTGCACCGTCGCGCTCGCATCTCCCGCCGGCCTCAACCAACTCCACCCACAGTTTGAAACCCGCAGCCGCCTTCTCCCGCTCTCACCCAACGCCCTTTTCAAGAGCCCCGATCTGCAATCCTACGAACCCATCCGCGACATCGCGCTGCCCGACGTGGCGCCACTGCCCGGCGATGTGCAAAAACTCCTCGTACTTCCAAAATCCTCAAAACCCGTCCCCGGCGCCTGCCAGCCGTAA